The Mytilus edulis chromosome 12, xbMytEdul2.2, whole genome shotgun sequence genome contains a region encoding:
- the LOC139499335 gene encoding uncharacterized protein, producing MCWGPLQVPARCKPRLRVEDQYLSWTENDSIENRLVNHLIRTIGTEVDIRKRQILFILYDKILNADEKNITKISSGSLAEGLDLPGSDEDIMIVDEVVNVTQIERNIKHLVQRTEVFMETDTEHPGFTRLKLKAAGKRANQFVSNECIVNTQTGQYLSTTNFINHMKQILKFNDFSTHGPCLSDTDQTVDIAFCLRSKYLPYHAMPWKLRYRRQWPPNAIIDRIINYGCLLVPIGPRIMANCNLLWRISFSVAEKQLVHSFNFTQVLCYGLLKLTLKRIVNTNDDVKDLLCSYFLKTALFWVSEEVDIDTFQLPKLFICFSLCINKLISWVNNCYCPNYFIPEHNMFLGKINKYNNNSLLCVLSSIKYSGVSGLMQNLFHSYPCKKSCYPPYSETIIMLDFLFYRIYKWTKDSGMMSNLTKNYKLLKYIKSIQNSESSSFVIGVCKFHYATISQQAAQLLPSANTNYNIRTSYHRHLHDGLQRDAVTGWLLYASFYYVTEQYNVTLRLTEYILSKHLPDMVQLREDYYSEADINNYRHRVHSSMSLNAKMTKAVVDEVMYVRHSSLIPKELELEVEDEYFMVSPIIMAHCLRFLCYHHIGDTFNRQQELRQLFLPRYMPINILSYTYTLYGVCCEIFGDKDAAFHCYDDALQCANFICTSAEKRKSRLLHI from the exons ATGTGCTGGGGTCCTTTACAGGTTCCTGCTcgatgtaagccaaggctccgtgttgaagacc agtaTCTGTCTTGGACTGAAAATGATTCTATAGAAAACCGCTTGGTTAACCACCTAATAAGAACAATAGGTACTGAAGTAGACATACGTAaaagacaaatactgtttatcttatatgataaaatattgaatgctgatgaaaaaaatataacaaaaatatcaagtggGAGTTTAGCAGAAGGATTGGATTTACCAGGAAGTGACGAAGATATAATGATTGTCGATGAAGTGGTAAACGTAACAcagattgaaagaaatataaaacatcTGGTACAACGTACTGAAGTATTTATGGAGACAGATACTGAACATCCTGGATTTACTAGACTCAAATTGAAAGCAGCAGGGAAAAGAGCAAATCAATTTGTATCTAATGAATGTATTGTAAATACACAAACAGGTCAATATTTATCAACGACCAACTTTATAAATCATATGAAGCAGATACTCAAGTTTAATGATTTTTCTACACACGGTCCCTGCTTATCAGATACAGATCAAACTGTAGATATTGCATTCTGCCTAAGAAGTAAATATTTGCCATACCATGCTATGCCATGGAAATTGCGTTATCGACGGCAATGGCCCCCTAATGCAATAATTGACAGGATAATAAATTACGGTTGTTTATTAGTACCTATAGGACCCAGGATTATGGCAAATTGTAATTTATTATGGAGAATATCTTTCTCAGTGGCAGAAAAACAACTTGTACATTCGTTTAATTTTACTCAAGTCTTGTGTTATGGTCTTCTTAAATTAACATTAAAGCGTATCGTAAACACAAACGACGATGTTAAAGATTTGTTGTGTTCTTACTTTTTGAAGACGGCTTTATTCTGGGTCTCAGAGGAAGTTGATAttgacacatttcaattacctaaattgtttatttgtttttctctctgcATTAATAAGCTAATATCATGGGTAAACAACTGTTACTGTCCGAACTATTTCATACCTGAACACAACATGTTCTTAGGAAAGatcaataaatataacaataactcACTACTCTGTGTACTCAGTAGTATAAAATATAGTGGTGTCAGTGGATTGATGCAGAATTTATTTCATTCTTATCCTTGCAAAAAAAGCTGTTATCCACCATATAGTGAAACAATAATAATGTTAGACTTCCTGTTTTACAGAATTTACAAGTGGACGAAAGATTCGGGAATGATGTCAAATcttacaaaaaattataaattactaaaatatattaaatctataCAAAATTCTGAATCGTCTTCATTTGTTATCGGTGTTTGTAAGTTTCATTATGCTACCATCAGTCAACAAGCTGCACAACTATTACCATCAGcaaatacaaattataacataCGCACAAGTTACCATAGACATTTACATGACGGTTTACAGAGGGATGCTGTGACAGGTTGGTTGTTATACGCGTCGTTTTATTATGTAACAGAACAGTACAATGTAACACTCAGACTTACAGAATACATTCTATCAAAACATTTACCCGACATGGTGCAATTAAGAGAAGACTACTACAGTGAAGCAGATATAAATAATTACAGACATCGTGTACATTCATCAATGTCATTGAATGCAAAGATGACAAAAGCTGTTGTAGATGAAGTAATGTACGTACGGCACTCATCACTAATACCAAAAGAACTAGAGCTGGAGGTAGAAGACGAATATTTCATGGTGTCACCTATTATAATGGCTCACTGTCTAAGATTTCTATGCTATCATCATATTGGTGATACTTTCAACAGACAACAGGAATTACGTCAATTATTTTTACCACGTTACATGCCAATTAATATACTTTCTTATACATATACACTTTATGGAGTATGTTGTGAAATATTCGGCGATAAGGACGCAGCTTTTCATTGTTATGATGACGCTTTGCAATGTGCTAATTTTATATGTACCTCTGCAGAAAAAAGGAAGTCAAGACTTTTACACATCTAA
- the LOC139498688 gene encoding uncharacterized protein: protein MDTNHSKKENENKEHMYSMRKITYWRKYGVKRFPYHGKRKYTPLVYQSDDGGIVISNDVFGLTIRQFERMYKDCLNRRKAHESWIMNLRYPDKASNEYLEYLENCTDCNKEYLSWTENDSIENHLVNHLIRTIGTEIDIRKRQILFILHDKIWNAHEKHTTNISSGSLAEGLDLPGSDVDIMFVDEVVNVTQIERNIKHPVQRTEFVMETDTDHPGFTRLRLVAGGKRANIFVCNECIVKTQTGLYLSTTNFLNRIKQRYQPQNYSTHGPCLSDKNQAMDIAFCLRSKYLPYQAMPWILRYRRQWPPNVIIDRIINYGSLVVPIGPRIMLNCNLLWRISFSVAEKQLVHSFNFTQLLCYGLLKLTLKRIVNKNDHVKDLLCSYFLKTALFWVSEEVDIDTFQLPKLFICFSLCLNKLISWVNNCYCPNYFIPEHNMFLGKINKYNNNSLLSVLSSIKYSGISGFMQNLFHSYPCKKSCYPPYSETSEQSILMLDFLIYRINRWTNGSGMMSNLTKKYKLLKYIESIQNAESSSFVIGVCKFHCATISQQAAQLLSSANTNYNIRTSYHRHLHDGLQRDAVTGWLLYASFYYVTEQYNVTLRLTEYILSMNLRDMVHLGQDYCSKAELNNYRHRVHSSMSLNAKMKTAVVDKVKYVRHSSLIPKELELEVEDTFFGISPFIMSHCLRFLCYHHIGDTFNRQQALRHLRSPHVGYTNLLSNTFTLVGVCCEIAGDNDAAFHYYDIALQCDNCICSSAEKRKSRLLNI from the exons ATGGACACAAATCATAGTAAAaaggaaaatgaaaacaaagagCATATGTATAGTATGAGAAAAATTACATACTGGAGGAAATATGGAGTTAAACGTTTTCCTTACCATGGGAAACGGAAATACACGCCATTGGTTTACCAGTCTGATGATGGAGGAATCGTAATCTCAAACGATGTTTTCGGATTGACAATCAGACAGTTTGAACGAATGTATAAAGATTGTTTAAATAGAAGAAAAGCACACGAAAGCTGGATAATGAATCTAAGATATCCCGACAAAGCTTCAAATGAATATCTGGAATACTTAGAAAATTGTACAGACTGCAATAAag agtaTCTGTCTTGGACTGAAAATGATTCTATAGAAAACCACTTGGTTAACCACCTTATAAGAACAATAGGTACTGAAATAGACATACGTAaaagacaaatactgtttatCTTACATGATAAAATATGGAATGCACatgaaaaacatacaacaaacaTATCAAGTGGGAGTTTAGCAGAAGGATTGGATTTACCAGGAAGTGACGTAGATATAATGTTTGTCGATGAAGTGGTAAACGTAACAcagattgaaagaaatataaaacatcCGGTACAACGTACTGAATTTGTTATGGAGACAGATACTGATCATCCTGGATTTACTAGACTCAGATTGGTAGCAGGAGGAAAACGAGCAAATATATTTGTATGTAATGAATGTATTGTCAAAACACAAACAGGTCTATATTTATCAACGACCAACTTTTTAAATCGTATAAAGCAAAGATACCAGCCGCAGAATTACTCAACACACGGTCCCTGTTTATCAGATAAAAATCAAGCTATGGATATTGCATTCTGCCTTAGAAGTAAATATTTGCCATATCAGGCCATGCCCTGGATATTGCGTTATCGACGGCAATGGCCCCCTAATGTCATTATTGACAGGATTATAAATTATGGTTCTTTAGTAGTACCTATAGGACCCAGGATTATGCTAAATTGTAATTTATTATGGAGAATATCTTTCTCAGTGGCAGAAAAACAACTTGTACATTCGTTTAATTTCACCCAACTCTTGTGTTACGGTCTTCTTAAACTAACACTGAAACGTATCGTAAACAAAAACGACCATGTAAAAGATTTGCTGTGTTCTTACTTTTTGAAGACGGCTTTATTCTGGGTCTCAGAGGAAGTTGATAttgacacatttcaattacctaaattgtttatttgtttttcccTCTGCCTGAATAAGCTGATATCATGGGTAAACAACTGTTACTGTCCGAACTATTTCATACCTGAACACAACATGTTCTTAGGAAAGatcaataaatataacaataactcACTACTCAGTGTACTGAGTAGTATAAAGTATAGTGGTATCAGTGGATTCATGCAGAATTTATTTCATTCTTATCCTTGTAAAAAAAGCTGTTATCCACCATATAGTGAAACAAGCGAACAATCAATACTAATGTTAGACTTCCTGATTTACAGAATTAACAGGTGGACGAATGGTTCGGGAATGATGTCAaatcttacaaaaaaatataaattactaAAATATATTGAATCTATACAAAATGCTGAATCGTCTTCATTTGTTATCGGTGTTTGTAAGTTTCATTGTGCTACCATCAGTCAACAAgctgcacaactattatcatcagcaaatacaaattataacataCGCACAAGTTACCATAGACATTTACATGACGGTTTACAGAGGGATGCTGTGACAGGTTGGTTGTTATACGCGTCGTTTTATTATGTAACAGAACAGTACAATGTAACACTCAGACTTACAGAATACATTCTATCAATGAATTTACGCGATATGGTGCATTTAGGTCAAGACTACTGCAGTAAAGCAGAATTAAATAATTACAGACATCGTGTACATTCATCAATGTCATTGAATGCAAAGATGAAAACAGCTGTTGTAGATAAAGTAAAGTACGTACGGCACTCATCATTAATACCAAAAGAACTAGAGCTGGAGGTAGAAGACACTTTCTTTGGAATATCACCGTTTATAATGTCTCACTGTCTTAGATTTCTATGCTATCATCATATTGGTGATACTTTCAACAGACAACAGGCGTTGCGTCATTTACGTTCACCACATGTTGGGTACACTAACTTACTATCTAATACATTTACACTAGTTGGAGTATGTTGTGAAATAGCCGGTGACAATGACGCAGCTTTTCATTATTATGATATAGCTTTGCAATgtgataattgtatatgtagtTCAGCAGAAAAAAGGAAGTCAAGACTTTTAAACATCTAA